From the Synechococcus sp. HK01-R genome, one window contains:
- a CDS encoding ABC transporter ATP-binding protein: protein MLSTAAPLQRLLAHLAPHRRLVLAATACSLLNKFFDLAPPVLIGLAVDVVVQQQTSWLARLGAVTVPSQLWVLAGLSFLVWSAESLFEYLYGVLWRNLAQSTQHTLRLEAYDHLQRLEMAFFEGDSSGRLLTVLGDDINQLERFLDHGANEILQLITTVVLVGGAMAWMAPGVALFAYLPIPVILWGSLRFQQRLAPRYRDVRERAGAMASRLANNLGGMLTIKSFTTESWELEQLREDSDAYRRSNGRAIRLSAAFIPLIRFAILFAFLAILLIGGLQAWKGEIAVGTYSFLVFITQRLLWPLTTLGRTLDDYQRSMASTQRVLDLIDTPVRITGGQQRLDKRTIEGRVDFERVGFHYQDRPILLDDFSLSIAAGQTIGIVGATGSGKSTLVKLLLRLYPLNSGHILLDGEPIDRLNLGDLRRCIALVSQDVYLFHGSVAANIAYGAEGASQAQVQQAAELAEAHHFIQALPLGYDTVVGERGQRLSGGQRQRIALARAILKDAPILVLDEATAAVDNETEAAIQRSLMQITANRTTLVIAHRLSTVRHADRIVVMDHGRIAQQGNHEDLLQRGGAYADLWRVQAGLRPDEALRL from the coding sequence ATGCTCTCAACCGCTGCGCCACTCCAGCGACTGCTGGCTCACCTGGCCCCCCATCGCCGGCTTGTGCTGGCGGCCACAGCCTGTTCCCTTCTGAACAAGTTCTTTGATCTGGCCCCACCGGTGCTGATCGGCCTCGCGGTGGATGTGGTCGTGCAGCAGCAGACGTCCTGGCTGGCACGCCTGGGTGCTGTCACGGTGCCCAGCCAACTCTGGGTGCTGGCCGGCCTCTCCTTCCTGGTTTGGAGTGCCGAATCCCTGTTTGAGTATCTCTACGGCGTTCTCTGGCGGAATCTCGCGCAGAGCACACAACACACCCTGCGCCTGGAGGCCTATGACCATCTCCAGAGGTTGGAGATGGCCTTCTTTGAAGGAGATAGCAGTGGCCGCCTGCTCACCGTTCTCGGCGATGACATCAACCAACTGGAGCGCTTCCTCGATCACGGGGCCAATGAGATCCTTCAACTGATCACCACCGTGGTGTTGGTCGGTGGAGCCATGGCCTGGATGGCCCCAGGCGTCGCCCTGTTCGCGTACCTCCCCATCCCAGTCATCCTCTGGGGCTCGCTGCGTTTTCAACAACGTCTCGCCCCCCGCTACCGCGATGTGCGCGAAAGGGCCGGTGCCATGGCCTCGCGTCTCGCCAACAACCTCGGTGGCATGCTCACGATCAAGAGCTTCACCACCGAATCCTGGGAGCTCGAGCAGCTCCGAGAAGACAGTGACGCCTACCGCCGCAGCAACGGCCGCGCCATCCGTCTGTCCGCCGCCTTCATCCCCCTGATTCGATTTGCAATTCTCTTTGCCTTCCTGGCCATCCTGCTGATCGGAGGCCTCCAGGCCTGGAAAGGGGAGATCGCCGTCGGCACCTACAGCTTCCTGGTGTTCATCACACAGCGATTGCTCTGGCCTCTGACCACCCTTGGCCGCACGTTGGACGACTATCAGCGCTCCATGGCCTCAACGCAACGGGTGCTGGATCTGATCGATACACCGGTTCGCATCACTGGAGGACAACAGCGACTCGACAAGCGAACGATTGAAGGGCGCGTGGACTTCGAGCGCGTGGGGTTTCACTACCAGGATCGCCCCATCCTGCTGGATGACTTTTCCCTCTCCATCGCTGCAGGGCAGACGATCGGCATCGTGGGAGCCACCGGTTCAGGCAAAAGCACCCTGGTGAAACTGCTCCTTCGCCTCTACCCACTGAACAGCGGCCACATTCTTCTCGACGGCGAACCGATCGACAGACTGAATCTTGGCGACCTACGACGATGCATCGCTCTCGTCAGCCAGGACGTGTATCTCTTTCACGGCAGCGTGGCCGCGAACATCGCCTACGGCGCCGAAGGAGCGAGCCAAGCCCAGGTGCAACAGGCTGCCGAACTGGCAGAAGCACATCACTTCATCCAAGCCCTACCCCTGGGATACGACACAGTGGTCGGGGAGCGAGGTCAACGCCTCTCCGGAGGCCAACGCCAACGCATCGCCCTCGCGCGGGCGATTTTGAAGGACGCTCCAATCCTTGTCCTCGATGAAGCCACCGCTGCTGTCGATAACGAAACGGAAGCGGCGATCCAGCGGTCGCTGATGCAGATCACCGCCAACCGCACCACACTGGTGATTGCTCACCGCCTCAGCACCGTGCGGCATGCGGATCGGATCGTGGTGATGGACCATGGACGCATCGCTCAGCAGGGCAACCATGAGGACCTGCTGCAGAGAGGCGGGGCCTATGCCGATCTCTGGCGCGTCCAGGCAGGCCTGCGACCCGACGAAGCTCTCCGCCTCTGA
- a CDS encoding oxaloacetate decarboxylase, with amino-acid sequence MEERACLLMPCCFDALSARLVERAGFPLTFMSGFSVSAARAGLPDTGLLSVAEMLDQGRSICDAVRIPVIGDGDTGHGNAANVQRTMHQFARAGFAGIMLEDQLAPKRCGHTGVKEVVGREEALMRIRSAVAARADGADLVIVARTDARSALAASHGDRAALDEALWRLKAFAELGADVLFLEAPRSEAELRRFCEEVPGWRMANMLEGGLTPLLPPAVLGEIGIHLAAYPLTLLACAAAAMKEALDDLAVGRTPERMMDFSALRELVGFDDYDALLGESTNL; translated from the coding sequence ATGGAGGAACGTGCCTGTTTGTTGATGCCCTGTTGTTTCGACGCACTCTCTGCGCGTTTAGTGGAGCGGGCTGGCTTCCCGCTCACGTTCATGAGTGGGTTTTCTGTTTCGGCAGCACGGGCCGGATTGCCAGATACGGGTTTGCTGTCCGTGGCGGAGATGTTGGATCAGGGCCGCTCGATCTGCGATGCAGTTCGTATTCCTGTGATCGGTGATGGTGATACCGGCCACGGCAATGCAGCGAATGTGCAGCGGACCATGCACCAGTTCGCCAGGGCCGGTTTTGCAGGGATCATGCTCGAGGACCAGCTGGCGCCAAAGCGCTGTGGGCACACCGGTGTCAAGGAGGTCGTGGGGCGTGAGGAAGCCCTCATGCGCATTCGCTCGGCGGTGGCGGCTCGCGCTGATGGTGCTGACCTGGTGATTGTGGCGCGCACTGATGCCCGCTCAGCCTTGGCGGCAAGCCACGGCGATCGCGCGGCGCTGGATGAGGCTCTCTGGCGTTTAAAGGCCTTTGCCGAACTCGGTGCTGATGTGCTGTTTCTTGAGGCCCCCCGCTCAGAAGCGGAGCTGCGACGGTTCTGTGAAGAGGTGCCGGGGTGGCGTATGGCCAACATGCTGGAGGGAGGCCTCACCCCTTTGCTTCCGCCAGCTGTTCTGGGAGAGATTGGCATTCATCTCGCCGCCTATCCCCTCACCTTGTTGGCCTGTGCGGCAGCAGCCATGAAGGAGGCTCTTGACGACTTGGCGGTGGGACGCACACCCGAGCGCATGATGGATTTTTCGGCCCTGCGCGAGCTGGTGGGCTTCGATGACTACGACGCCCTGCTTGGCGAGTCGACCAATCTCTGA
- a CDS encoding RNA-binding protein, with the protein MTIYIGNLSFQAEQEDLLDLFGQYGEVKSASLPLDRETGRKRGFAFVEMNNDSDEQKAIDDLQNVEWMGRMIRVNKATPREGGGGGGRGGYGGGNRGGGGGGGGRGGYGGGGGGGEGGYGGGNRW; encoded by the coding sequence ATGACCATCTACATCGGCAATCTCTCCTTCCAAGCGGAACAGGAGGATCTGCTCGACCTCTTCGGCCAATACGGCGAAGTGAAGAGCGCCAGCCTTCCCCTCGACCGCGAAACCGGCCGCAAGCGCGGTTTCGCCTTCGTTGAGATGAACAACGACAGCGACGAACAGAAAGCGATCGACGATCTCCAGAACGTGGAGTGGATGGGTCGCATGATCCGCGTCAACAAAGCCACCCCCCGTGAAGGCGGCGGCGGCGGCGGTCGCGGCGGTTACGGCGGCGGCAACCGCGGCGGCGGCGGCGGCGGCGGCGGTCGTGGCGGTTACGGCGGCGGCGGCGGCGGCGGCGAAGGTGGTTACGGCGGCGGCAACCGTTGGTGA
- a CDS encoding DEAD/DEAH box helicase, translating to MTNTVSHDVDASCSVDLSATTMSPADGVQKAEGQEDAIFTTVIDAGVIDAGAIDTVPEQSPASGFAGFGFSEALLQTLESKGYKEPSPIQRAAFPELMLGRDLVGQAQTGTGKTAAFALPILERLQAEGPRPQALVLAPTRELAMQVADSFKAYAAGHPRLHVLAIYGGSDFRSQINALKRGVDVVVGTPGRVMDHMRQGTLDTSNLRSLVLDEADEMLRMGFIDDVEWILDQLPEERQVVLFSATMPAEIRRLSKRYLREPAEITIKTKDQEARRIRQRGITLQNNHKLEALNRVLEAVTGEGVIIFARTKAITLTVSEALEAAGHDVAVLNGDVPQNQRERTVERLRKGTVNILVATDVAARGLDVDRIGLVINYDMPFDSEAYVHRIGRTGRAGRSGEAILFVTPRERRFVNNLERATGQPIEPMQIPSNAEINQARLDKLRQRLSNAATGEGSERQADEGPLLQELLQRVGQELNLEPSQLALAALTMALGDQPLLVQGDEGWLQTANRQRSRDERGGERHGGDRYGDRRRQDRPARPPEDNMERYRVEVGHRDRVKPGNLVGAIANESGLQGRMIGRIQIFESHSLVDLPKGMPQDVFNSLKRLKVMNRELQIRPNA from the coding sequence ATGACCAATACTGTTTCGCACGACGTTGATGCGTCGTGCTCGGTGGATCTCAGTGCCACCACGATGTCGCCCGCCGATGGGGTTCAGAAAGCTGAGGGCCAGGAGGACGCGATCTTCACCACGGTGATTGACGCAGGAGTGATAGACGCAGGAGCAATTGACACCGTTCCAGAGCAGAGCCCTGCCTCAGGGTTCGCAGGCTTTGGCTTCAGCGAAGCGCTACTCCAAACCCTGGAATCGAAGGGGTACAAGGAGCCCTCTCCCATCCAGCGAGCCGCCTTCCCCGAGCTGATGCTCGGACGCGACCTCGTGGGGCAGGCCCAAACCGGTACGGGCAAAACCGCTGCCTTCGCTCTTCCCATCCTCGAGCGCCTGCAGGCCGAAGGGCCCAGACCCCAGGCACTGGTCCTCGCTCCGACCCGTGAGCTGGCGATGCAGGTGGCCGACTCCTTCAAGGCCTATGCCGCCGGCCATCCCCGACTCCACGTGCTGGCGATCTACGGAGGCTCCGATTTCCGTTCCCAGATCAATGCCCTCAAACGGGGTGTGGATGTCGTGGTTGGAACCCCTGGTCGGGTGATGGATCACATGCGCCAGGGCACCCTCGACACCAGCAACTTGCGCAGCTTGGTGCTCGATGAAGCCGACGAAATGCTGCGGATGGGATTCATTGACGACGTCGAGTGGATCCTCGACCAATTGCCAGAAGAGCGTCAGGTGGTGCTCTTCTCAGCCACGATGCCAGCCGAGATCCGCAGGCTCTCGAAGCGCTATCTGCGTGAACCAGCCGAGATCACGATCAAAACCAAAGATCAGGAAGCGCGTCGGATCCGTCAGCGAGGGATCACGCTCCAGAACAACCACAAGCTCGAAGCGCTCAATCGGGTGCTCGAAGCTGTGACCGGGGAAGGTGTGATCATCTTCGCCCGAACCAAAGCGATCACTCTGACGGTGTCGGAGGCGCTTGAGGCTGCCGGCCACGACGTTGCCGTCCTCAACGGTGATGTCCCCCAGAACCAAAGGGAGCGCACAGTCGAACGGCTGCGCAAGGGAACCGTGAACATCCTGGTGGCTACCGACGTGGCAGCCCGAGGCCTGGATGTGGATCGGATCGGACTGGTCATCAACTACGACATGCCCTTCGACAGCGAGGCCTACGTGCACCGGATCGGGCGCACCGGTCGTGCTGGACGCAGTGGTGAGGCCATCTTGTTCGTGACCCCGAGGGAGCGGCGCTTCGTGAACAACCTCGAGCGGGCCACAGGTCAGCCGATCGAGCCGATGCAGATTCCCAGCAACGCCGAAATCAACCAGGCGCGACTCGACAAGCTCCGGCAACGGCTGAGCAATGCAGCCACTGGAGAGGGAAGCGAGCGCCAAGCTGACGAAGGTCCTCTGCTCCAGGAACTGCTGCAGCGGGTGGGGCAAGAACTCAATCTTGAACCCTCCCAGTTGGCACTGGCAGCGCTCACCATGGCCCTCGGCGATCAACCCCTTCTGGTGCAGGGGGATGAGGGCTGGCTGCAAACTGCCAACCGCCAACGTTCACGCGATGAGCGCGGCGGTGAACGCCATGGTGGTGACCGTTACGGAGATCGCCGTCGCCAGGATCGTCCTGCGCGTCCCCCTGAAGACAACATGGAGCGCTATCGGGTTGAAGTGGGTCACCGCGATCGCGTGAAACCCGGCAACCTTGTGGGCGCAATCGCCAATGAGTCCGGTCTGCAGGGCCGCATGATCGGACGGATTCAGATTTTCGAATCCCACAGCTTGGTGGACCTGCCGAAAGGAATGCCTCAAGATGTGTTTAATTCCCTGAAGCGCCTCAAAGTGATGAACAGGGAGCTTCAGATTCGCCCAAACGCCTGA
- a CDS encoding phosphomannose isomerase type II C-terminal cupin domain, translating into MGLLPESLASQRVERPWGWYEDLLEGPGYKLKRLLIRNGQRLSLQRHQHRSENWTVVSGEGELFCDGHWHQATPGSTLHIPCGAIHRARGGEGDLLIIEVQHGTHLEETDIERLEDDFGRVIS; encoded by the coding sequence ATGGGGTTACTCCCTGAATCCCTTGCAAGCCAACGGGTGGAGCGCCCCTGGGGTTGGTACGAGGATCTACTCGAAGGCCCCGGTTACAAGCTCAAGCGTCTACTGATCCGCAACGGCCAGCGGCTGAGCCTGCAGCGGCATCAACACCGAAGCGAAAACTGGACGGTTGTGAGCGGGGAGGGCGAGCTCTTCTGCGATGGACACTGGCATCAGGCAACCCCTGGATCCACCCTGCACATCCCCTGCGGAGCCATCCACCGAGCCCGAGGCGGTGAAGGAGATCTGCTGATCATCGAGGTTCAGCACGGAACCCACCTTGAGGAAACCGATATTGAGCGCCTGGAAGATGATTTCGGCAGGGTGATAAGTTGA
- a CDS encoding AAA family ATPase yields the protein MRDANSLPSDWSAPVSRGLIELLRRSLPPDQDDPMLDRILVDLTAALAQGITWLPLQPEQHRPLHQSGWLNGPRSPLVLHESKLAFRRWHEGMETLVLRLLERVAASPDINETDPATQPTLEQPTPEQSPWIQGLNPEQLAAVAAIRQHRLVLLSGGPGTGKTSTVVRMLAQVVSDQPELRIGLAAPTGKAAGRLQDAIRNGRECLPPSLQPALAALPCATLHRWLEAGSRGFGRHQRRPLPLDLLVVDEMSMVDLNLATALLEALPETAQLVLVGDAAQLPPIGAGAVWQHLQEDAQRQRFGSAAIELHRVYRNRGALARLSGVLRDQGIEAFWRACRHSTAASDSSENLQWQQGDRRAIPPAVTKALRDHLNTLQNAVAALPPGPTEPMGDNLDAAAADQALDELDRLQVLCPRRVGAWGVDMLHRTLLPEGGVEAWPPGVPVLCAANQPELGLANGDRGLTIGAGPQRRVLFRCIDATGTASPRLLHPARLKALEPALALTVHKAQGSEADHVLLLWPGALRDQERPQQECALLYTAITRARQQLLLLTATDPAKLESSSEAAL from the coding sequence ATGAGAGACGCCAACTCCCTTCCAAGTGACTGGTCCGCCCCGGTGAGTCGCGGCTTGATCGAACTCCTGCGCCGCTCCCTCCCCCCCGATCAAGACGACCCGATGCTGGATCGAATCCTGGTGGATCTGACCGCGGCGCTGGCCCAAGGGATCACCTGGCTACCTCTGCAGCCGGAGCAGCATCGGCCTTTGCACCAGAGCGGATGGCTCAACGGACCCCGAAGCCCCCTGGTGCTCCATGAATCCAAGCTGGCCTTTCGGCGCTGGCATGAGGGGATGGAGACTCTCGTGCTGCGTCTTCTCGAGCGGGTTGCTGCCTCGCCCGACATCAACGAGACCGATCCAGCGACACAGCCGACGCTGGAACAGCCGACGCCGGAGCAGTCTCCCTGGATCCAGGGGCTGAACCCAGAGCAGCTGGCGGCGGTCGCGGCGATCCGACAGCACCGGCTTGTGCTGCTCAGCGGTGGCCCAGGCACCGGAAAAACCAGCACTGTGGTTCGGATGCTGGCTCAGGTCGTCAGCGACCAGCCCGAGCTACGCATCGGGCTTGCCGCACCCACAGGCAAAGCAGCCGGTCGGCTGCAAGACGCCATCCGCAACGGCCGAGAGTGTCTGCCGCCGTCCCTGCAACCGGCCCTGGCGGCCCTTCCCTGCGCCACCCTGCATCGCTGGCTGGAGGCAGGGTCCCGGGGCTTCGGGCGTCATCAACGCCGACCACTCCCCCTCGACCTGCTTGTTGTCGATGAGATGTCGATGGTGGATCTCAATCTGGCCACTGCGCTGCTTGAGGCCTTGCCCGAGACTGCGCAACTGGTGCTGGTGGGCGATGCGGCCCAACTGCCACCAATTGGCGCCGGTGCTGTCTGGCAGCACCTCCAGGAGGATGCGCAACGGCAACGATTTGGATCTGCAGCAATCGAGCTGCATCGGGTGTATCGCAATCGAGGCGCTCTGGCCCGACTCAGCGGCGTGTTGCGGGATCAGGGAATCGAAGCCTTCTGGCGCGCTTGCCGCCACAGCACTGCGGCCTCAGATTCTAGCGAGAATCTGCAATGGCAACAGGGGGATCGACGCGCCATCCCCCCTGCGGTGACCAAGGCCCTGCGAGACCACCTGAACACGCTTCAAAACGCCGTGGCTGCTCTCCCCCCCGGACCGACTGAGCCCATGGGGGACAACCTGGATGCAGCCGCCGCCGACCAGGCCCTCGATGAGCTGGACCGACTGCAGGTGCTCTGCCCGCGCAGGGTGGGCGCCTGGGGGGTCGACATGTTGCATCGGACCCTGCTTCCCGAAGGAGGTGTCGAGGCCTGGCCCCCAGGAGTTCCGGTGCTCTGTGCCGCCAACCAACCAGAGCTTGGGCTCGCCAATGGTGATCGGGGCCTCACGATCGGGGCAGGCCCTCAGCGGCGCGTGCTCTTCCGATGCATCGATGCCACCGGGACCGCAAGTCCACGGCTGCTGCACCCCGCACGACTGAAAGCACTGGAACCGGCCCTGGCCCTGACCGTGCACAAAGCCCAGGGCAGCGAGGCGGATCACGTCCTGCTGCTCTGGCCAGGAGCGCTTCGGGATCAGGAACGCCCCCAGCAGGAGTGCGCCCTGCTTTACACCGCCATCACCAGAGCCCGTCAACAGCTACTCCTGCTGACGGCGACAGATCCAGCCAAGCTGGAGTCGTCATCGGAGGCAGCGCTTTGA
- a CDS encoding UvrD-helicase domain-containing protein — MRRFEHNDYPLDGGVRLLEASAGTGKTFALAHLVLRLITERNLRIEQLLVVTFTDAAAAELQDRIGRRLDLALQGLTQIENDQVLSDADPVLRAWLERHGADGNRRREIASCLLTALDGLEKADITTIHGFCHRTLRRLSLQSGAVMDPDLESDNADLCHEVAHDYWQQQVLSLDPEDVKGLQMAQLSPETLSEALRRLDGDSGVRIDPGNDPPDPNAPLKEQFESWIEQRWLSAKKQWQENGDELETALCAAAADWRSRGCSSNRTTPYSPKPRTQRASTLSDWMRQAGPATPAGRPDDTQIARIRYGYVRKQPLLGGYFHPGTFSRVARACGEAQPRLPCPQTMEAIAALWDGPSEQVWRHALISGAAALKERRNRRGVIGFSGLLDALDPASQSEEQQQRWISELRRRYRVALIDEFQDTDPLQWRLLRTAFATGASHLLLMVGDPKQAIYRFRGGDLNTYREARQQADRIDALLDNYRTTPPLMLGLNQLMATGLEQSRLEVPALDAKSSAQPLAGPDGPEPLQVLNLPESGETSSASKTVLEDLLPRMVAGVSSELMHRHAELSPADLCVLVSRHRQAEAIRAQLAAIGLPSRLVSRGDVFNSAAAEALQRLLDSLASPANDGTLRLLACSALLQWSAHKLASAEADGGLDQLAQQVRNLADALPTLGLLGCLSQILAGETMAALTERGRFLGDLQQCARLVQDTIHRLGLDASSAADWLRRQRLQPEPSPSDERQPHSDHAEDAVAVVTVHRSKGLEYPVVICPYLWQMPQEAEGPLWRRSDGWIVAINRHWGYGRRAAEEEDAEIGAETERLAYVAMTRAVRQLILIDAQAGGHEHNPLKRWLATEPVGISRQLLDPEAPVKAWRRSVEPVALQLGPIPERSLDRIWGRSSYSAWSSSGGGDHAAARTDDPRTLEEGRDRDPISPVDAPPGSPSSDTTDHDKVQNERVPEDPASRLGPLSGFPRGPAAGDCLHRMLERVNFATAAADPGSAEVIAQELRRAGLEADLQASVQQGLARLLKVPLGGPLGALRLEQIAADRRRHELSFDLPIAHRGRAIQAHALAASFRIQPEHSFSGSYADRVASLSIHSRGFLTGSIDLMFSDTNNPQTSRWWVADWKSNWLGERDGDGQVLACGPCHYQREALLEEMVKHHYPLQAHLYMVALHRFLEWRLPGYDPQRNLGGYVYVFLRGVPEPEQLSAPAAPEFTPGILVEPAPVERILHLNQQLEGVIP, encoded by the coding sequence GTGAGACGTTTTGAGCACAACGACTACCCCCTGGATGGAGGCGTTCGACTCCTTGAGGCCAGTGCTGGCACGGGCAAGACTTTCGCTCTGGCGCATCTGGTGTTGCGTCTGATCACGGAGCGGAATCTGCGCATCGAGCAGTTGCTGGTGGTGACCTTCACCGATGCGGCAGCTGCAGAGCTGCAGGATCGCATCGGGCGGCGACTGGATCTTGCCCTACAGGGGCTCACTCAGATCGAAAATGACCAGGTCCTGAGCGACGCTGATCCGGTGCTGCGCGCCTGGCTGGAACGCCACGGAGCCGATGGCAACCGGCGGCGGGAGATCGCCAGTTGCCTTCTCACCGCCCTCGACGGCCTGGAGAAAGCTGACATCACCACCATCCATGGCTTCTGTCACCGCACGCTCCGGCGTTTGTCCCTGCAGAGCGGTGCCGTTATGGATCCCGATCTGGAGAGCGACAACGCCGACCTCTGCCATGAGGTGGCCCATGACTACTGGCAGCAACAGGTGCTGTCGCTGGATCCAGAGGATGTGAAGGGGTTGCAGATGGCGCAGCTCTCCCCGGAGACCCTCAGCGAAGCCCTGCGGCGCCTCGATGGGGATAGTGGAGTGCGCATTGATCCGGGCAACGATCCACCCGATCCCAACGCCCCCCTCAAGGAGCAGTTCGAATCATGGATCGAGCAGCGCTGGCTGAGCGCCAAGAAGCAGTGGCAGGAGAACGGCGACGAGCTGGAAACGGCGCTTTGCGCAGCAGCTGCCGATTGGCGCAGCCGAGGCTGCAGCAGCAATCGCACCACCCCCTACAGCCCCAAACCGCGAACGCAACGAGCAAGCACTCTGAGCGACTGGATGAGACAAGCCGGACCTGCAACACCCGCAGGCCGGCCTGACGACACGCAAATAGCACGAATACGCTACGGCTACGTGCGAAAACAGCCCTTACTCGGGGGCTACTTCCATCCCGGCACCTTCTCTCGCGTGGCCCGAGCCTGCGGAGAGGCGCAGCCCCGCTTGCCCTGTCCGCAGACCATGGAGGCGATCGCCGCCCTCTGGGACGGCCCCAGCGAACAGGTTTGGCGCCATGCGCTGATCAGTGGTGCGGCCGCCCTGAAAGAGCGGCGCAACCGCCGGGGAGTGATTGGCTTCTCCGGACTGCTCGACGCCCTCGATCCAGCAAGCCAGAGCGAAGAACAACAGCAGCGGTGGATCAGCGAACTTCGCCGCCGCTACCGGGTAGCCCTGATCGACGAATTCCAAGACACCGATCCTCTCCAATGGCGATTACTGCGCACTGCTTTCGCCACCGGTGCGTCGCATCTGCTTCTGATGGTCGGCGATCCAAAGCAGGCGATCTATCGATTTCGCGGCGGTGACCTGAACACCTATCGGGAGGCGCGCCAACAGGCCGACCGGATCGATGCCCTGCTCGACAACTACCGAACAACACCTCCTCTGATGCTGGGACTCAACCAGCTCATGGCAACGGGTCTGGAGCAATCGCGGTTGGAGGTTCCAGCCCTGGATGCCAAGAGTTCTGCCCAACCCCTCGCGGGTCCCGACGGCCCTGAACCACTCCAGGTGTTGAACCTGCCGGAATCAGGGGAAACCTCCAGCGCCAGCAAAACCGTCCTGGAGGATCTGTTGCCCAGGATGGTGGCTGGTGTGAGCAGTGAGCTCATGCATCGCCATGCGGAGCTCAGCCCTGCCGACCTCTGCGTGCTCGTCAGTCGGCACCGACAGGCCGAAGCGATCCGCGCCCAGCTAGCAGCCATCGGCCTGCCGAGTCGGTTGGTCAGCCGCGGCGACGTGTTCAACAGTGCAGCAGCAGAAGCGCTGCAGCGATTGCTCGACAGCCTGGCCAGTCCTGCCAATGACGGCACGCTGCGACTGCTGGCTTGCTCAGCCCTTCTCCAGTGGTCTGCCCACAAGCTTGCCAGCGCAGAAGCAGACGGGGGTCTCGATCAACTCGCCCAGCAGGTGCGAAATCTCGCCGATGCCTTGCCCACCCTTGGTCTGCTGGGCTGCCTGTCCCAGATCTTGGCGGGGGAAACCATGGCAGCACTGACGGAGCGGGGCCGATTTCTCGGAGACCTCCAGCAATGCGCACGCCTTGTCCAAGACACGATTCACCGCCTGGGATTGGATGCCTCCAGTGCCGCCGACTGGTTGCGACGACAGCGTCTCCAACCGGAACCAAGCCCATCCGACGAACGGCAACCCCACAGCGACCACGCCGAAGACGCTGTCGCCGTTGTCACGGTGCACCGCAGCAAGGGCCTGGAATATCCAGTGGTGATCTGCCCTTACCTCTGGCAGATGCCCCAGGAAGCCGAGGGGCCGCTCTGGCGCCGGAGCGATGGCTGGATCGTGGCCATCAACCGTCACTGGGGTTACGGCCGAAGGGCCGCTGAGGAAGAAGACGCTGAGATCGGCGCCGAAACCGAACGTCTTGCCTATGTGGCAATGACTCGCGCCGTTCGTCAGCTGATCCTCATCGACGCCCAGGCCGGCGGCCATGAACACAACCCTCTGAAGCGCTGGCTGGCGACCGAGCCAGTCGGAATCAGCCGCCAGCTCCTTGACCCCGAGGCTCCCGTCAAGGCCTGGCGACGCTCCGTTGAACCGGTTGCTCTGCAACTGGGTCCAATTCCCGAGCGATCGCTGGACAGGATCTGGGGCCGGAGCAGTTACTCAGCCTGGAGCAGCAGCGGGGGAGGCGACCATGCCGCTGCCAGAACCGATGATCCCCGCACCCTGGAGGAGGGACGCGATCGTGATCCCATCAGCCCCGTTGATGCCCCCCCTGGAAGCCCCTCAAGCGACACGACTGATCACGACAAGGTTCAGAACGAGCGAGTGCCTGAGGATCCGGCCAGTCGCCTGGGTCCCCTGAGTGGATTTCCACGCGGTCCGGCGGCCGGCGACTGCCTGCATCGCATGCTCGAAAGGGTGAATTTCGCAACGGCGGCGGCAGATCCCGGCAGCGCCGAGGTGATTGCCCAGGAACTGCGCCGGGCCGGCCTGGAGGCTGATCTGCAAGCCAGCGTGCAGCAAGGCCTGGCCCGACTGCTGAAGGTGCCCCTCGGCGGCCCGCTCGGCGCCCTGCGCCTCGAACAGATCGCTGCCGATCGCCGGCGCCACGAGCTCAGCTTCGATCTGCCCATTGCCCATCGGGGTCGCGCCATCCAAGCCCACGCCCTGGCGGCCAGCTTTCGGATCCAACCCGAGCACAGCTTCTCGGGCAGCTATGCCGACCGCGTCGCGAGCCTGTCCATCCACAGCCGAGGCTTCCTCACGGGATCCATCGACTTGATGTTCTCCGACACGAACAATCCCCAGACCTCCCGCTGGTGGGTGGCCGACTGGAAAAGCAACTGGTTGGGAGAACGGGACGGCGATGGCCAGGTGCTCGCCTGTGGCCCATGCCACTACCAGCGAGAGGCACTCCTGGAGGAGATGGTCAAGCACCACTACCCACTTCAGGCCCATCTCTACATGGTGGCCCTCCATCGTTTTCTGGAATGGCGATTGCCGGGCTACGACCCGCAGCGCAATCTGGGTGGCTACGTCTATGTCTTTTTGCGCGGTGTGCCGGAGCCAGAACAGCTGAGTGCTCCAGCAGCACCCGAGTTCACTCCTGGGATTCTGGTGGAACCGGCACCAGTCGAGAGGATCCTGCACCTCAATCAACAACTGGAGGGAGTGATCCCATGA